One Pseudomonas entomophila genomic window carries:
- a CDS encoding PLP-dependent aminotransferase family protein, producing MWVPQISESNQPMYLSIADALARDIASGTLKRGERLPTLRELAAALDVTPGTISRAYIEASRRGLAQGEVGRGTYVLDRISDKADERSATKPVQRPLFTTAGSPRAEELDLSIIKPYGQTLQYWLRNALVELANASHLDQALDYTPDGGHPLHREAGAQWLRHWLPGAQWQQVVITSGAQHGLMVAISALTEAGDLVLCESLCYPGIISVAHGLGRRLRGVPMDEEGIIPDALREICQREKPAMLICVATCQNPTTAIMSNARRAQIAALAEEFDFLLLDDDIYGFLATDADTRPLSTFAPDRSIYLTSLSKSVLPALRIGYLYSPPKLLSRLTSMVRSTVWMPSPLTAQLASHVIGEGLDSQLIRMHRAEAAERQAIASEVFGAGVLRSQPHGYHVWLNLPEQWRSDEFALLARANGVIVMSGSQFQVERSGDPRGVRVVLMSPTSQEELRFALTQLASLLESGDPKRFY from the coding sequence ATGTGGGTTCCTCAGATCAGCGAAAGCAACCAGCCAATGTACCTGTCCATCGCCGATGCGCTGGCCCGGGACATCGCCAGCGGGACGCTCAAGCGCGGGGAGCGCCTGCCAACCCTGCGTGAGCTGGCCGCCGCCCTGGACGTGACCCCCGGCACCATCAGCCGTGCCTACATCGAGGCCTCGCGCCGAGGGCTGGCGCAAGGCGAAGTGGGTCGTGGCACCTACGTGCTCGACCGGATCAGCGACAAGGCCGACGAGCGTTCCGCCACCAAGCCCGTGCAACGGCCACTGTTCACCACGGCAGGTTCGCCACGAGCCGAAGAACTCGACCTGTCGATCATCAAGCCCTACGGCCAGACCTTGCAGTACTGGCTGCGCAACGCGTTGGTCGAACTGGCCAACGCCAGCCACCTTGACCAGGCACTCGACTACACCCCCGATGGCGGCCATCCCCTGCACCGTGAAGCCGGCGCCCAGTGGCTGCGACACTGGCTGCCGGGTGCGCAGTGGCAACAGGTGGTCATCACCAGTGGTGCCCAGCACGGTCTGATGGTGGCAATCAGTGCCCTGACCGAGGCCGGCGACCTGGTGCTGTGCGAGTCGCTGTGCTACCCGGGCATCATTTCGGTTGCCCATGGGCTTGGCCGGCGCTTGCGTGGTGTTCCCATGGACGAGGAGGGGATCATCCCCGACGCCCTGCGCGAAATCTGCCAGCGCGAGAAACCGGCGATGCTGATCTGTGTGGCCACCTGCCAGAACCCGACCACCGCGATCATGTCCAACGCCCGGCGGGCGCAGATTGCCGCGTTGGCCGAAGAGTTCGACTTCCTGCTGCTCGACGATGACATCTACGGCTTCCTGGCCACCGACGCTGACACCCGGCCACTGAGCACCTTCGCCCCGGATCGCTCGATCTACCTCACCAGCCTGTCCAAGTCGGTGCTGCCGGCCCTGCGCATCGGCTACCTGTACAGCCCGCCGAAGCTGCTGTCCCGCTTGACCTCCATGGTGCGCAGCACGGTATGGATGCCGTCTCCGCTGACTGCGCAGCTGGCCAGCCATGTCATCGGCGAAGGCCTCGACAGCCAGTTGATCCGCATGCACCGGGCAGAAGCCGCCGAACGCCAGGCGATTGCCAGCGAAGTGTTCGGTGCGGGCGTGCTGCGCAGCCAACCCCATGGTTACCACGTCTGGCTGAACCTGCCGGAACAGTGGCGCAGCGACGAGTTCGCCTTGCTGGCCCGGGCCAATGGCGTGATCGTCATGAGCGGCAGCCAATTCCAAGTGGAGCGCAGCGGGGATCCGCGGGGGGTGAGGGTGGTGCTGATGTCACCCACCAGCCAGGAGGAATTGCGCTTTGCCCTGACACAGTTGGCAAGCTTGCTCGAGTCGGGCGACCCGAAGCGCTTCTATTGA
- a CDS encoding sensor domain-containing diguanylate cyclase — MSHSQAPGPVPPGFSEQQLHTLFDLISDGIWDWDANSGYVYRNPGWYAMLGYPNHSMANSVLTWESVIHPEDYPKVMAHFEAYINQHSERYCIEYRCRCQDGSYLWVEDSGHVIARNADGSVARMLGAHRNIDAGKRLVGELQQRNQSLESQVAERTRELSWVNQQLQRQLDENRELAERDALTRTANRYRLEKTLQQACERAQRFREPLALIAMDLDDFKPINDLYGHACGDAVLVDVCERIQHSLRPQDLLARWGGDEFVVMLPQAGLGEAREAALRIRQVMNRLQPVGKHRLTLSYGVVQWQEGENPHALLARADQALYRAKAAGKNDVAE; from the coding sequence ATGAGTCACAGTCAAGCACCCGGGCCGGTACCGCCCGGCTTCAGTGAGCAACAGTTGCACACCTTGTTCGATCTGATCAGCGATGGCATCTGGGATTGGGATGCCAACAGTGGCTATGTCTACCGCAATCCGGGCTGGTACGCGATGCTGGGTTACCCCAACCATTCCATGGCCAATTCGGTGTTGACCTGGGAGAGCGTGATCCACCCGGAGGACTATCCCAAGGTCATGGCCCATTTCGAGGCCTATATCAATCAACACAGCGAACGCTACTGCATCGAATACCGCTGCCGCTGCCAGGATGGCAGCTACCTGTGGGTCGAGGACAGTGGCCATGTCATTGCCCGCAACGCGGATGGCTCGGTGGCACGCATGTTGGGCGCACATCGCAATATCGATGCAGGCAAGCGCCTGGTCGGCGAACTTCAGCAGCGCAACCAGTCGCTTGAAAGCCAGGTGGCCGAGCGCACTCGTGAGCTGTCCTGGGTCAACCAGCAGTTGCAGCGTCAGCTGGACGAGAACCGTGAGCTGGCCGAGCGAGATGCCTTGACTCGCACCGCCAACCGCTATCGCCTGGAAAAGACCCTGCAACAGGCCTGCGAGCGTGCCCAGCGCTTCCGCGAGCCGTTGGCGCTGATCGCCATGGACCTGGATGACTTCAAACCGATCAACGACCTCTACGGGCATGCCTGTGGCGACGCAGTGCTGGTCGACGTGTGCGAACGCATCCAGCACAGCCTGCGCCCCCAGGATCTGCTGGCGCGCTGGGGCGGAGACGAGTTCGTGGTGATGCTGCCCCAGGCCGGCTTGGGCGAGGCGCGGGAAGCCGCGCTGCGCATTCGCCAGGTCATGAACCGGCTACAGCCTGTGGGCAAACACCGGCTGACCCTGAGCTACGGCGTGGTGCAGTGGCAGGAAGGGGAAAACCCGCATGCCTTGCTGGCCCGCGCCGACCAGGCGCTGTACCGGGCCAAGGCGGCAGGCAAGAACGACGTCGCCGAATAA
- the bkdR gene encoding Bkd operon transcriptional regulator BkdR — MRKLDRTDIGILNNLQENARITNAELARSVNLSPTPCFNRVKAMEELGVIRQQVTLLAPEVLGLDVNVFIHVSLEKQVEQSLHRFEEEIAERPEVMECYLMTGDPDYLLRVLLPSIQALERFLDYLTRLPGVANIRSSFALKQVRYKTALPLPANGMTLREQ; from the coding sequence ATGCGCAAACTGGATCGCACCGATATCGGCATCCTCAACAACCTTCAGGAAAACGCGCGGATCACCAACGCTGAGCTGGCGCGTTCGGTCAATCTCTCGCCCACACCCTGCTTCAACCGGGTCAAGGCCATGGAGGAGCTGGGGGTGATCCGCCAGCAGGTGACGTTGCTGGCGCCCGAGGTGCTGGGGCTGGACGTGAATGTGTTCATCCATGTCAGCCTGGAGAAGCAGGTGGAGCAGTCGCTGCACCGTTTCGAGGAGGAGATTGCCGAGCGTCCGGAGGTGATGGAGTGCTACCTGATGACCGGCGACCCGGACTACCTGCTGCGGGTGTTGCTGCCGAGCATCCAGGCGCTGGAGCGGTTTCTCGATTACCTGACGCGCTTGCCGGGGGTGGCCAACATTCGTTCCAGCTTTGCCTTGAAACAGGTGCGTTACAAGACCGCATTACCGTTGCCGGCCAATGGCATGACATTGCGTGAGCAATAA
- the lpdA gene encoding dihydrolipoyl dehydrogenase, whose translation MQPIINTTLLIIGGGPGGYVAAIRAGQLGIPTVLVEGQALGGTCLNIGCIPSKALIHVAEQFHQASRFTEPSPLGISVASPRLDITRSVEWKDGIVDRLTSGVAALLKKHGVKVIHGWANILDGKSVEVDGQRIQCEHLLLATGSSSVELPMLPIGGPIISSTEALAPKALPQHLVVVGGGYIGLELGIAYRKLGAKVSVVEARERILPTYDAELTAPVADSIKKLGIALYLGHSVEGYTDGCLLASDDQGGQLRLEADQVLVAVGRRPRTKGFGLEGLDLKMNGAAIAIDERCQTSMRNVWAIGDVAGEPMLAHRAMAQGEMVAEIIAGKTRRFEPSAIAAVCFTDPEVVVVGQTPEQASQQGVDCLVAQFPFAANGRAMSLESKSGFVRVVARRDNHLILGWQAVGVAVSELSTAFAQSLEMGARLEDIAGTIHAHPTLGEAVQEAALRALGHALHI comes from the coding sequence ATGCAACCGATTATCAACACCACCCTGCTGATCATCGGCGGCGGCCCCGGCGGCTACGTGGCCGCCATCCGCGCCGGGCAACTGGGCATTCCCACCGTGCTGGTCGAAGGCCAGGCGCTGGGCGGCACCTGCCTGAACATCGGCTGCATCCCCTCCAAGGCGCTGATCCATGTGGCCGAGCAGTTCCACCAGGCCAGCCGCTTCACCGAACCGTCGCCGCTGGGTATCAGCGTGGCCTCGCCACGCCTGGACATCACCCGCAGCGTCGAGTGGAAGGACGGCATCGTCGACCGCCTCACCAGCGGTGTCGCCGCCCTGTTGAAGAAACACGGCGTGAAGGTGATCCACGGCTGGGCGAATATCCTCGACGGCAAGAGCGTCGAAGTCGATGGCCAACGCATCCAGTGCGAACACCTGCTGCTGGCCACAGGTTCCAGCAGCGTCGAACTGCCAATGCTGCCGATCGGCGGGCCGATCATCTCGTCCACCGAAGCCCTGGCGCCCAAGGCACTGCCCCAGCACCTGGTGGTGGTCGGCGGTGGCTATATCGGCCTGGAGCTGGGCATTGCCTACCGCAAGCTCGGCGCCAAGGTCAGCGTGGTGGAGGCACGCGAGCGCATCCTACCTACCTACGACGCCGAACTCACCGCGCCGGTGGCGGACTCGATCAAGAAGCTTGGTATTGCGCTGTACCTGGGGCACAGCGTCGAGGGCTATACCGACGGCTGCCTGCTGGCCAGCGATGACCAGGGCGGGCAGCTGCGCCTGGAGGCCGACCAGGTACTGGTGGCCGTGGGCCGCCGCCCACGCACCAAAGGCTTCGGCCTGGAAGGCCTGGACCTGAAGATGAACGGCGCCGCCATCGCCATCGACGAGCGTTGCCAGACCAGCATGCGCAACGTCTGGGCCATCGGCGACGTGGCCGGCGAACCGATGCTGGCGCACCGGGCCATGGCCCAGGGCGAGATGGTCGCCGAGATCATTGCCGGCAAGACGCGGCGTTTCGAGCCCAGCGCCATCGCCGCCGTGTGTTTCACCGACCCGGAAGTAGTGGTGGTCGGCCAGACCCCGGAGCAGGCCAGCCAACAGGGCGTGGACTGTCTGGTCGCGCAATTCCCCTTCGCCGCCAACGGCCGGGCCATGAGCCTTGAGTCGAAAAGTGGTTTCGTACGCGTGGTGGCCCGCCGTGACAACCATCTGATCCTGGGTTGGCAGGCCGTGGGTGTGGCGGTCTCGGAGCTGTCCACCGCCTTTGCCCAATCGCTGGAAATGGGCGCGCGCCTGGAAGACATCGCCGGCACCATCCACGCCCACCCAACCCTGGGCGAAGCCGTGCAGGAGGCCGCACTGCGCGCCCTCGGCCATGCCCTGCACATCTAG
- a CDS encoding 3-methyl-2-oxobutanoate dehydrogenase (2-methylpropanoyl-transferring) subunit alpha, whose product MNEYAPLRLHVPEPTGRPGCQTDFSYLRLNDAGQVRKPPIDVEPADTADLSGSLVRVLDEHGNAVGPWAEGIAPEVLRQGMRAMLKTRIFDSRMVVAQRQKKMSFYMQSLGEEAIGSGQALALNRTDMCFPTYRQQSILMAREVSLVEMICQLLSNTRDPLKGRQLPIMYSVREAGFFTISGNLATQFVQAVGWAMASAIKGDTKIASAWIGDGATAESDFHTALTFAHVYRAPVILNVVNNQWAISTFQAIAGGESTTFAGRGVGCGIASLRVDGNDFIAVYAASRWAAERARRGLGPTLIEWVTYRAGPHSTSDDPSKYRPADDWSHFPLGDPIARLKQHLIKAGHWSEEEHQAVSAELEAEVIKAQKDAEQFGTLSNGHIPSAASMFEDVYKEMPDHLRRQRQELGV is encoded by the coding sequence ATGAACGAGTACGCCCCCCTGCGTCTGCATGTGCCCGAGCCTACAGGCCGGCCAGGCTGCCAGACCGATTTCTCCTACCTGCGCCTGAACGACGCGGGTCAAGTCCGCAAGCCCCCGATCGATGTCGAACCCGCCGATACCGCCGACCTCTCCGGCAGCCTCGTGCGCGTGCTCGACGAGCACGGCAATGCTGTCGGCCCCTGGGCCGAGGGCATCGCCCCCGAGGTGCTGCGCCAAGGCATGCGCGCCATGCTCAAGACGCGCATCTTCGACAGCCGCATGGTGGTCGCCCAGCGCCAGAAGAAAATGTCCTTCTACATGCAGAGCCTGGGCGAGGAGGCCATCGGCAGCGGCCAGGCCCTGGCCCTGAACCGCACCGACATGTGCTTCCCCACCTACCGCCAGCAGAGCATCCTGATGGCCCGCGAGGTGTCGCTGGTGGAGATGATCTGCCAGTTGCTGTCCAACACCCGCGACCCGCTCAAGGGCCGCCAGCTGCCGATCATGTACTCGGTGCGCGAGGCCGGTTTCTTCACCATCAGCGGCAACCTGGCCACCCAGTTCGTCCAGGCGGTCGGCTGGGCCATGGCCTCGGCGATCAAGGGCGACACGAAAATCGCTTCAGCGTGGATCGGCGACGGCGCCACCGCCGAGTCCGACTTCCACACCGCCCTGACCTTCGCCCACGTCTACCGCGCGCCGGTGATCCTCAACGTGGTCAACAACCAGTGGGCGATCTCCACCTTCCAGGCCATCGCCGGGGGCGAATCGACCACCTTCGCCGGCCGTGGCGTGGGTTGCGGCATCGCCTCGCTGCGGGTGGACGGCAACGACTTCATCGCGGTCTACGCCGCCTCGCGCTGGGCCGCCGAACGCGCCCGCCGCGGCCTGGGCCCGACGCTGATCGAGTGGGTCACCTACCGCGCCGGCCCGCACTCGACCTCGGACGACCCATCGAAGTACCGCCCCGCCGACGACTGGAGCCACTTCCCGCTGGGCGACCCGATCGCGCGCCTGAAGCAGCACCTGATCAAGGCCGGCCACTGGTCCGAAGAAGAGCACCAGGCGGTCAGCGCCGAGCTTGAGGCCGAGGTGATCAAGGCGCAGAAGGACGCCGAGCAGTTCGGTACCCTGAGCAATGGCCATATCCCCAGCGCCGCCTCGATGTTCGAGGATGTGTACAAGGAAATGCCCGACCACCTGCGCCGTCAGCGCCAGGAACTGGGGGTCTGA
- a CDS encoding MFS transporter: MRNIWKPFQSLYFAALMMLIGSGLLSTYLALRLAADHVDSLWVGALMAANYFGLAVGGKVGHRLIGRVGHIRAYATCAGIVGAAVLGHGLTSWLPAWVGLRMIVGLGMMCQYMVIESWLNEQADAKHRGAVFSGYMIASYLGLVLGQLILVVHPQLGPELLMLVAMCFALCLVPVAMTRRIHPAPLRPAPMEPKFFIKRVPQSLSTVLGSGLIVGSFYGLAPLYAANQGLSTEQIGLFMGSCIFAGLVVQWPLGWLSDRYDRAVLIRGAAIGLALASAPLAILPGVPLELLFAIGFVISLLQFCLYPLAVAFSNDHVESERRVSLTAMLLVTYGVGACIGPLVAGVLMKLLGPQMLYAFFLFFALVLVWRIRPKAVTGLHQVQDAPLGHVAMPAAGSPLSAALDPRVDEQTVQEVMQAPVAAEDTEEDDKGSV; the protein is encoded by the coding sequence ATGCGAAACATCTGGAAGCCGTTTCAGTCGCTGTACTTTGCCGCCCTGATGATGTTGATCGGCTCGGGCTTGCTCAGCACCTACCTGGCGCTGCGCCTGGCCGCGGACCATGTCGACAGCCTGTGGGTCGGCGCGCTGATGGCGGCCAACTACTTCGGCCTGGCAGTCGGTGGCAAGGTAGGGCACCGGTTGATCGGTCGGGTCGGGCATATCCGTGCCTATGCCACCTGTGCCGGCATCGTTGGCGCGGCGGTGCTCGGGCATGGCCTGACCAGTTGGCTGCCGGCCTGGGTCGGGCTGCGGATGATCGTTGGCCTGGGGATGATGTGCCAGTACATGGTCATCGAGAGCTGGCTCAACGAGCAGGCCGATGCCAAGCACCGTGGCGCGGTATTCAGCGGCTACATGATCGCCTCGTATCTGGGGTTGGTGCTCGGTCAGCTGATTCTCGTCGTGCACCCGCAGCTGGGGCCGGAGCTGCTGATGCTGGTGGCCATGTGCTTCGCCCTGTGCCTGGTGCCGGTGGCGATGACCCGGCGCATCCACCCCGCGCCCTTGCGCCCGGCACCGATGGAACCGAAGTTCTTCATCAAGCGGGTGCCGCAATCGCTGTCCACGGTGCTTGGCTCGGGCCTTATCGTGGGTTCTTTCTACGGTCTGGCACCGTTGTATGCAGCCAACCAGGGGCTGAGCACCGAGCAGATCGGCTTGTTCATGGGTAGCTGCATCTTTGCCGGGTTGGTGGTGCAGTGGCCGCTGGGTTGGCTGTCCGACCGATATGACCGCGCGGTATTGATCCGTGGCGCGGCCATTGGCCTGGCGCTGGCCTCGGCGCCCTTGGCGATCCTGCCAGGCGTGCCGTTGGAGCTGTTGTTTGCCATCGGTTTCGTCATTTCGCTGTTGCAGTTCTGCCTGTATCCGCTGGCAGTGGCCTTTTCCAACGACCATGTGGAGAGCGAGCGACGGGTATCGCTCACGGCCATGCTGCTGGTCACCTACGGCGTGGGGGCCTGTATCGGGCCTTTGGTGGCCGGGGTGCTGATGAAGCTGCTGGGGCCGCAGATGCTGTATGCCTTCTTCCTGTTCTTTGCCCTGGTGCTGGTCTGGCGTATCCGGCCCAAGGCGGTCACCGGGTTGCACCAGGTGCAGGACGCGCCGCTGGGGCACGTGGCCATGCCGGCGGCGGGTTCGCCGTTGTCGGCGGCGCTCGATCCACGGGTCGACGAGCAGACGGTGCAGGAGGTGATGCAGGCGCCGGTGGCGGCAGAAGATACCGAAGAGGATGACAAGGGTTCGGTGTAG
- a CDS encoding glutamine synthetase family protein: MTAEGFLEGRRLQMARGVLLQCIMGGYPPARFYGSDDGDLALVADPEQVHRLPWSDEPRALAICDAVELDGTPSGLSSRGQLKAVIARYAERGLVPVVATELEFFVFAPNHDPSQPFQPPLGKDGRREMGHSAFSVSSNNGLRPFFNEVYRCMAALGLPRDTFMHEMGVSQFEINLLHGDPLLLADQTFLFKHLLKEVALRHGLTVVCMAKPLAHTPGSSMHIHQSLVDIATGRNVFSDEQGRATDTFHHFIGGLQACLADFTVLFAPNVNSYQRLCHPYASPNNACWSEDNRAAGLRIPASSPAARRVENRLPGADANPYLAIAASLAAGLHGIERQIAPAAAIQGEFEVPEHLSLPCTLHAALERLKRSELARELFGREFIEGYIATKTLELTDFFDEITPWERRVLAAQA; this comes from the coding sequence ATGACCGCCGAAGGCTTTCTCGAGGGCCGCCGCCTGCAGATGGCGCGCGGTGTGCTGCTGCAGTGCATCATGGGTGGTTACCCACCGGCGCGGTTCTACGGCAGTGATGACGGTGACCTGGCGCTGGTGGCCGATCCTGAGCAGGTTCATCGCCTGCCTTGGAGCGATGAGCCTCGCGCCCTGGCCATTTGTGACGCGGTGGAACTCGATGGCACGCCGTCTGGCCTGTCCAGCCGCGGCCAGCTCAAGGCAGTGATCGCCCGATACGCCGAGCGTGGGTTGGTGCCTGTGGTAGCCACCGAGCTGGAGTTCTTCGTCTTCGCACCGAACCACGACCCGAGCCAGCCCTTCCAGCCGCCGCTGGGCAAGGACGGTCGCCGGGAAATGGGCCACTCGGCCTTCAGCGTCAGTTCCAACAATGGTCTGCGTCCCTTCTTCAACGAGGTCTACCGCTGTATGGCGGCGTTGGGCCTGCCGCGCGACACCTTCATGCACGAGATGGGTGTCAGCCAGTTCGAGATCAACCTGCTGCACGGCGACCCGCTGCTGCTGGCCGACCAGACCTTCCTGTTCAAGCACCTGCTCAAGGAGGTGGCGCTGCGTCACGGGCTGACCGTGGTGTGCATGGCCAAGCCGCTGGCGCATACCCCCGGCAGCTCGATGCACATTCACCAGAGCCTGGTGGACATCGCCACCGGGCGCAATGTGTTCAGCGACGAGCAGGGCAGGGCGACCGACACCTTCCACCATTTCATCGGCGGCTTGCAGGCGTGCCTGGCCGACTTCACCGTGCTCTTCGCGCCGAACGTCAACTCTTACCAGCGCCTGTGTCACCCCTACGCATCGCCCAACAATGCCTGCTGGTCCGAGGACAACCGTGCGGCCGGGTTGCGCATTCCGGCCAGTTCGCCGGCGGCGCGACGGGTCGAGAACCGTTTGCCGGGCGCTGACGCCAACCCTTACCTGGCCATCGCCGCCAGCCTGGCTGCGGGCTTGCATGGCATCGAGCGGCAGATCGCTCCGGCAGCGGCGATCCAGGGTGAGTTCGAGGTGCCAGAGCACCTGAGCCTGCCTTGCACCTTGCATGCGGCGTTGGAGCGCCTCAAGCGCAGTGAGCTGGCGCGGGAATTGTTCGGCCGGGAGTTCATCGAAGGCTACATCGCCACCAAGACCCTGGAGCTGACCGATTTCTTCGACGAGATCACACCCTGGGAGCGGCGCGTGCTGGCGGCACAGGCCTGA
- a CDS encoding alpha-ketoacid dehydrogenase subunit beta: MNDHNNSIHLENAMSTTTMTMIQALRSAMDVMLERDDNVVVYGQDVGYFGGVFRCTEGLQTKYGKSRVFDAPISESGIVGTAVGMGAYGLRPVVEIQFADYFYPASDQIVSEMARLRYRSAGEFISPLTLRMPCGGGIYGGQTHSQSPEAMFTQVCGLRTVMPSNPYDAKGLLIASIECDDPVIFLEPKRLYNGPFDGHHDRPVTPWSKHPHSAVPDGYYNVPLDKAAITRPGNDVTVLTYGTTVYVSQVAAEESGVDAEVIDLRSLWPLDLETIVASVKKTGRCVVVHEATRTCGFGAELVSLVQEHCFHHLEAPIERVTGWDTPYPHAQEWAYFPGPSRVGAALKRVMEV, translated from the coding sequence ATGAACGATCACAACAACAGCATCCATCTGGAAAACGCCATGTCCACCACCACCATGACCATGATCCAGGCCCTGCGCTCGGCCATGGATGTCATGCTCGAGCGCGATGACAACGTGGTGGTCTATGGCCAGGACGTTGGCTACTTCGGCGGTGTGTTCCGCTGTACCGAAGGCCTGCAGACCAAATACGGCAAGTCGCGCGTGTTCGACGCGCCGATCTCCGAGAGCGGCATCGTCGGCACCGCCGTGGGCATGGGCGCCTACGGCCTGCGCCCGGTGGTCGAGATCCAGTTCGCCGACTACTTCTACCCCGCCTCCGACCAGATCGTCTCGGAGATGGCCCGCCTGCGTTATCGCTCGGCCGGCGAGTTCATCTCCCCGCTCACGCTACGCATGCCTTGCGGTGGCGGTATCTATGGCGGCCAGACCCACAGCCAGAGCCCGGAGGCGATGTTCACCCAGGTCTGCGGCCTGCGCACCGTGATGCCCTCCAACCCTTACGACGCCAAGGGCCTGCTGATCGCCTCTATCGAATGCGACGACCCGGTGATCTTCCTCGAACCCAAGCGCCTCTACAACGGCCCGTTCGACGGCCATCACGACCGCCCGGTAACGCCGTGGTCCAAGCACCCGCACAGCGCCGTGCCGGATGGCTACTACAACGTGCCGCTGGACAAGGCGGCGATCACCCGCCCCGGCAATGACGTCACCGTGCTGACCTACGGCACCACCGTGTATGTCTCGCAGGTGGCCGCCGAAGAGTCCGGCGTCGACGCCGAGGTCATCGACCTGCGCAGCCTCTGGCCGCTGGACCTGGAGACCATCGTCGCGTCGGTGAAGAAGACCGGCCGCTGCGTGGTCGTGCACGAGGCCACCCGCACCTGCGGTTTCGGCGCCGAACTGGTGTCGCTGGTCCAGGAGCACTGCTTCCATCACCTCGAAGCGCCGATCGAGCGCGTCACCGGTTGGGACACCCCCTACCCCCACGCACAGGAATGGGCCTACTTCCCCGGCCCTTCGCGGGTAGGCGCGGCATTGAAACGGGTCATGGAGGTCTGA
- a CDS encoding dihydrolipoamide acetyltransferase family protein, with amino-acid sequence MGTHVIKMPDIGEGIAQVELVEWFVKVGDVIAEDQVVADVMTDKATVEIPSPVSGKVLALGGQPGEVMAVGSELIRIEVEGSGNHVDTPQAKPAEPAPAPVKAETKPEARLEPQPSASANHTAAPIVPREAHDKPLASPAVRKRALDAGIELRYVHGSGPAGRILHEDLDAFISKPQTSAGQAPGGYGKRTDSEQVPVIGLRRKIAQRMQDAKRRVAHFSYVEEIDVTNLEALRQQLNAKHGESRGKLTLLPFLVRAMVVALRDFPQINATYDDEAQVITRHGAVHVGIATQGDNGLMVPVLRHAEAGSLWSNASEIARVAHAARNNKATREELSGSTITLTSLGALGGIVSTPVVNTPEVAIVGVNRMVERPVVIDGQIVVRKMMNLSSSFDHRVVDGMDAALFIQAVRGLLEQPACLFVE; translated from the coding sequence ATGGGCACGCACGTCATCAAGATGCCGGACATCGGCGAAGGCATCGCGCAGGTCGAGTTGGTGGAATGGTTCGTCAAGGTCGGCGATGTGATCGCCGAGGACCAGGTGGTGGCCGATGTCATGACCGACAAGGCCACCGTGGAAATCCCTTCGCCGGTCAGCGGCAAGGTGCTGGCCCTGGGCGGCCAGCCAGGTGAAGTGATGGCGGTCGGCAGCGAGCTGATCCGCATCGAGGTCGAAGGCAGCGGCAACCATGTCGACACGCCTCAGGCCAAGCCGGCCGAGCCGGCACCCGCGCCGGTCAAGGCCGAAACCAAGCCCGAGGCGCGCCTTGAACCGCAGCCCTCGGCAAGCGCGAATCACACCGCCGCGCCCATCGTGCCACGCGAGGCCCACGACAAACCGCTGGCCTCCCCCGCCGTGCGCAAGCGTGCCCTGGATGCCGGCATCGAGCTGCGCTATGTGCATGGCAGCGGCCCGGCCGGGCGCATCCTGCACGAAGACCTCGACGCCTTCATCAGCAAGCCGCAGACCAGCGCCGGCCAGGCGCCAGGCGGTTATGGCAAGCGCACCGACAGCGAACAGGTGCCGGTGATCGGCCTGCGCCGCAAGATCGCCCAGCGCATGCAGGACGCCAAGCGCCGTGTCGCCCACTTCAGCTACGTCGAGGAAATCGACGTCACCAACCTGGAAGCCCTGCGCCAGCAGCTCAACGCCAAGCATGGCGAGAGCCGCGGCAAGCTGACCCTGCTGCCGTTCCTAGTACGCGCCATGGTCGTCGCCCTGCGCGACTTCCCGCAGATCAACGCCACCTACGATGACGAAGCCCAGGTCATCACCCGCCACGGCGCGGTGCATGTGGGCATCGCCACGCAAGGTGACAACGGCCTGATGGTGCCGGTGCTGCGCCACGCCGAAGCCGGCAGCCTGTGGAGCAACGCCAGCGAGATCGCCCGCGTCGCCCATGCCGCGCGCAACAACAAGGCCACCCGTGAAGAGCTGTCCGGTTCGACTATCACCCTGACCAGCCTTGGCGCGCTGGGTGGCATCGTCAGCACCCCGGTGGTCAATACCCCGGAAGTGGCGATCGTTGGTGTCAACCGCATGGTCGAACGGCCGGTGGTGATCGACGGCCAGATCGTCGTGCGCAAGATGATGAACCTGTCCAGCTCGTTCGACCACCGCGTGGTCGACGGCATGGACGCCGCCCTGTTCATCCAGGCCGTGCGCGGCCTGCTGGAACAACCCGCCTGCCTGTTCGTGGAGTGA